CATATAACAAAGGCAAACATTCCTCGAAGATGATTTAACATATCTGTTTGATATTCTTCGTAGGCATGGACTAAAACTTCAGAGTCCGTATGGGTTTTAAAAATATGGCCTTTTTCTTCGAGATTTTTTCTGATGGACTGATAGTTATAGATTTCGCCGTTAAACACCAAAACCAGATTGCCCTCTTCGTTATAGAGAGGCTGAGAGCCTTCTTCCAGGTCAATAATACTAAGACGTCTAAAACCGAGAGCCGCCTTTTCATCTATGTATTGTCCGTCACTGTCAGGACCTCTGTGAATAATCGAATCCATCATTTCTTTTAAAATGGGTTCTCTGTCTTTCGTTTCACCTACAAAACCACAAAAACCGCACATCCTGTTGTCCCCTTTCACGACATAACCATCGATAAGATATATATTAAACAGTTACTTTTTACTGCGAATAGAAACTTCGATAACCATTTTATCTATGAAAACTTTAACATAAGTTATTTTATAAATCAACAATACATTCTTTTTTATTATACCCAAAAATTGGAGAAAAAACTTATAATGAATTGTGAAATTCATCGACTAAGTTGAAATTTCTATGCTATAATGCACCTAAAGAATAATCATTACAAAAGTAAACAAAGGAGAGAAAACCATGGACATAAATGAAAAAGCCCTCATAATGCACAAAGAGTGGCAGGGCAAACTGGAGATCACAGCAAAAGCAAAAGTAAGATCCAAAGAAGATTTATCCATCGCTTACACCCCGGGGGTTGCTGAACCCTGCAGAAAAATTCATCAAAATAAAGAAGATGTATATACCTATACCATGAAAGGCAATACCGTTGCAGTCATATCCGATGGAACAGCTGTACTGGGTCTGGGAGATATTGGTCCGGAGGCAGCCATGCCTGTCATGGAAGGAAAAGCAGTATTATTTAAAGAATTTGGCGGAGTAAATGCCATCCCCATCTGCCTGGACACCAAAGACACGGAAGAAATTATAAAAACCGTAAAATACCTTGCACCCTCCTTTGGAGGCATTAATCTTGAAGACATTGCTGCTCCCCGTTGTTTTGAAATCGAAGAAAGACTTAAAAAAGAACTGGATATTCCCGTATTCCATGATGACCAGCACGGAACGGCCATCGTTGTTTTGGCAGGAATAATCAATGCCTTAAAAATCGTGAAAAAAGATAAAGAAACCATGAAGGTAGTGGTTAACGGAGCAGGCTCTGCCGGAATTGCCATCACCAAACTGCTTTTAAACTATGGCTTTAAAAATATTATTCTTTGCGACAAAAATGGTATACTCCATAAAGATGCCGAAGGAATGAACTGGGCACAGAAGGAAATGACCAGGGTGACCAATAAGGAAAACCTAAAAGGCGGCTTAAAAGAAGCCCTTGAGGGAGCTGATATTTTTATAGGTGTTTCGGCTCCGGGAATTGTTACAAAGGAAATGGCAGCTTCTATGAATAAAGATGCCATCCTCTTTGCCATGGCAAACCCGGTTCCTGAAATCATGCCTGATTTAGCAAAAGAAGCAGGAGCCAGAATCGTAGGTACAGGCCGCTCTGATTTTCCAAATCAGGTTAATAACGTATTGGTTTTTCCGGGAATCTTTAAGGGAGCATTAATGGCAAGAGCAAGCCAAATCACAGAAGAAATGAAGCTGGCAGCAGCCCATGCCATTGCAGACATGATTCCAGAAGAAGCTTTAAACGAAGAAAATATTCTTCCTAAACCCTTTGACGAAGGAATAGCCGATAAAGTTGCAGAGGCTGTAATCGATGTATATAAAAAATCAATAGGGCATACTTTATAAGATATAAAAGGTGGTGATAGGCTTGAAAAGAATCATTCTCACCGGGGGAGGCACCGCAGGACATGTAACACCGAATTTAGCCCTTATTCCAAAGCTGCAAAAAGAAGGATGGGATGTAAGATACATAGGAAGCAAAACAGGAATCGAAAGAGAATTGATTGAAGAACAAAAAATTCCTTACTATGGCATCTCCTCGGGCAAACTTAGAAGATATAAAGATATAAAAAACCTGACAGATCCCTTTAAAGTGTTGGCAGGAGGGGCTGAAGCCCTGGCCCTGATTGGCAAACTAAAGCCGGATATCATTTTTTCGAAAGGGGGCTATGTAACGGTTCCGGTGGTAGCTGCTGGATGGCTTAGAAGAGTTCCTGTGATTATCCATGAATCCGATATCACCCCGGGGCTGGCCAATAAACTGGCGTTTCCCTTTGCAAAAAAGATTTGCGTCAACTTTCCCGAAACCCTAAATTATATTCCAAAGGAAAAAGGTATTTTAACAGGAACACCCATCAGGGAGGAACTTTTTCAGGGAAAAGCTGAAAAAGGACTAAAACTGTGCGGCTTTAACGACACAAAACCCATCCTTATGATGATGGGAGGAAGTCTTGGCTCGGTAGCGATTAACACTGTATTGAGAAAAGCCCTTCCTGCATTGCTTCCGGCCTTTAATATCATACATATCTGCGGAAAGAACAATAAGGACGAGTCTTTAGAAAATACAAGAGGCTATAAACAATTTGAATACGTTAAAGAAGAACTGCCCCACCTTTTTGCAGCTGCGGATATTTTTATTTCCAGAGCAGGGGCAAATTCTATAGCAGAAATCCTGAGCATGAAAAAACCCAATATCTTAATTCCTCTTTCTGCAAGGGCAAGCAGAGGGGATCAGATACTAAACGCACGTTCCTTTAAAAAGCAAGGCTTTAGTCAGGTATTGGAAGAAGAAAACTTAACGGAAGAAACCTTAATACAAATGATTAAAGACACTTATCGTAATCGACATCAATATATCGAATCAATGGGAAAAAGCAAAAGCGCCAACGGCATTGACATAGTCATGGACTTAATCCGCACCCAAGCAAAAAGGTAGGGAAAAATATCCCTACCTTTTTGTACCCCATTCCAAGCTAGTTATCAGAGTTCTAGGATTAAACTTAGAATTAAGGGTAAAAGAAAAGAACGGCTCACCCTGCAAAAGTAACCGTTCTACTTCTAAATAATCTGTAAGGATTATTTACCTTCATAGCCCCAAATGCAAAAACATTCAGGGAGCATCAGTGTTACCAGCACTGGTGCTTTCTTTATATTTATTATATCATACTTTATTTAAAAATAAACCCTTAAATTTAATAAGTTACAAACCAATTTCCTCACTTATTGATGTTTTGATTTACGATATTTTCTCTTGAAAATTAAAAACAAATATGCTATGCTCAATTTATAGAAAACCTTTTCTATCAAGGAGGTGCCCAATTGGAAAAGCCGACCATAGCAGATGTGGCAAAATACGCAGGGGTATCAATTACCACCGTATCCAGAGTCATCAACAATAATTATCCCGTAAAAGAAGAAACAAGGCAAAAGGTCGAAGAAGCCATAAAAGCATTAAACTTTAAACCCAACTATCTTGCGCGAAGCCTCATCGGAAAAAGCACCCATACCATAGGCGTTATCGTGCCCAGTATCACCAACCTGTTCTTTCCCGTTGTCGTAAAAGGCATAGAGAAAATCTGCAACCAAAAAGCTTTTTCTCTGTTTCTATGCGATACCGATGGAAAAGAAGAATCCGAAAGAACTCAAATGCAAAACTTATTAGAAAAGCAAGTGGACGGTGTTCTGGTTATAGACCCGAGGTATGAGAATATAGAAAACGGTTTCTATGAGGAATGTGCAAAAAAAATCCCCCTGGTGCTGATTAACGGCTACCATCGGGGAATTCGCTGTAATTTTGTTCTTAACGACCAGGAGATGGGTGCTCTGCAGGCGTTGGAATACCTTATCAAGATGGGTCATAGGGATATTGCCTTTTTAAGAGCCAAAAACAGTTATTCCTATGATATCAAAGAACAAATCTATTACGAAACCTTAAAAAAGCACCAAATTCCCGTAAAAGAAGAAAACATCCTGGTCATAGAAAGCGGAAATGGATTGGAAACCGTAGAACTTGCCATCCATGCAGTTCAAAAAAGACTGGAACAAAGTGAAATCCCAACAGCAATCTTTGCCTGCAACGACTGGATGGGCGTAGGCGTGATGCAGGCAGCAAAAAAAATGGGAATCGCCATTCCAAAAGATTTATCCGTCATAGGCTATGACAATATCGTCATCTCAGAAATCAGTGAGCCAAAGCTTACAACTGTGGACCAAAATATGTATTCTCTCGGTAAAGCTTCGGCAAAGCTTTTACTGGATATCATAAAACATCCAACCCAAGGTTTTCAAAAAATCATCCTGGATACCAATCTCATTGTCAGAGATTCCTGCACAAGTCCTAAAAACAAATAAATTTATAAAAATATAGGGAGGTCATTATGAGTAATCAAGAACTTAAAAACCGATTTATAGAAATCTATGGTGAAGGAGAAGAACCAAGTCTTTTCTTCGCACCGGGAAGAATCAATTTAATAGGAGAACATATCGACTACAACGGCGGGAACGTTTTCCCCTGTGCCCTGGATTTTGGAACCACTGCTGTTGCCAGAAAAAGAAATGACAATAAGATTAAATTTGCATCCCTTAACTTTCCTGACACCATAGAAGTAGATTTAAGTCATATCGTCTACGATAAAAAAGACAACTGGGCAAACTATCCTAAAGGCGTCATAGACCAATTCCTTAAAAAAGGTTTTACCCTTGGTGGCTTTGAGGTTCTATATCATGGCACCATTCCCAATGGAGCAGGGCTTTCTTCTTCCGCATCCATTGAGCTGGTTACCTCTGTATTATTAAAGGATTTCTTTAACTGCGACATCGACCAACTGGAAATGGTTAAACTTTCTCAAAAAGCAGAAAATGAATTTGTAGGCGTTAACTGCGGCATCATGGACCAATTTGCCATAGGCATGGGTAAAAAAGACAGAGCCATTTATCTTAACTGTGATACCCTGGAATACGAATATGTTCCCGTAAACCTTCAAGGTATGAAACTCGTTATTGCCAATACCAATAAACGAAGAGGCTTAGAAGATTCAAAATACAACGAAAGAAGAAGAGAATGCGATATGGCGGTTGCAGCCCTTCAAACCCGCTTGGATATCGACTATCTGGCAGATCTTACCCCAGAAGAATGGGAAGCCAACAAACATCTAATTACCTTTGAAACCGTAAGAAAAAGAGCAGAACATGCAGTATATGAAAATGCCCGGGTAAAAGAAGCGGTTGCAAAGCTTAAGCAAGGAGATATCGCAGCTTTTGGAAAACTACTTAATGAATCTCACAAATCCTTAAGAGACTTATATGAAGTAACCGGATTTGAATTAGATACTTTAGTAGAAGAAGCATGGAAAGTGGATGGCGTTTTAGGTTCCCGTATGACCGGAGCAGGTTTTGGAGGTTGTACCATCTCTGTTGTAAAAGAAGAGGCAGTCAACAAATTTATGAGGCAGGTGGGTGAAAACTACGAAAAGAAAACCGGCCTAAAACCAGATTTCTACATTGCCAATATCGGAGACGGGGCAAGAAAAATAGATTAGG
The genomic region above belongs to Defluviitalea saccharophila and contains:
- a CDS encoding NADP-dependent malic enzyme, producing MDINEKALIMHKEWQGKLEITAKAKVRSKEDLSIAYTPGVAEPCRKIHQNKEDVYTYTMKGNTVAVISDGTAVLGLGDIGPEAAMPVMEGKAVLFKEFGGVNAIPICLDTKDTEEIIKTVKYLAPSFGGINLEDIAAPRCFEIEERLKKELDIPVFHDDQHGTAIVVLAGIINALKIVKKDKETMKVVVNGAGSAGIAITKLLLNYGFKNIILCDKNGILHKDAEGMNWAQKEMTRVTNKENLKGGLKEALEGADIFIGVSAPGIVTKEMAASMNKDAILFAMANPVPEIMPDLAKEAGARIVGTGRSDFPNQVNNVLVFPGIFKGALMARASQITEEMKLAAAHAIADMIPEEALNEENILPKPFDEGIADKVAEAVIDVYKKSIGHTL
- a CDS encoding galactokinase; its protein translation is MSNQELKNRFIEIYGEGEEPSLFFAPGRINLIGEHIDYNGGNVFPCALDFGTTAVARKRNDNKIKFASLNFPDTIEVDLSHIVYDKKDNWANYPKGVIDQFLKKGFTLGGFEVLYHGTIPNGAGLSSSASIELVTSVLLKDFFNCDIDQLEMVKLSQKAENEFVGVNCGIMDQFAIGMGKKDRAIYLNCDTLEYEYVPVNLQGMKLVIANTNKRRGLEDSKYNERRRECDMAVAALQTRLDIDYLADLTPEEWEANKHLITFETVRKRAEHAVYENARVKEAVAKLKQGDIAAFGKLLNESHKSLRDLYEVTGFELDTLVEEAWKVDGVLGSRMTGAGFGGCTISVVKEEAVNKFMRQVGENYEKKTGLKPDFYIANIGDGARKID
- a CDS encoding undecaprenyldiphospho-muramoylpentapeptide beta-N-acetylglucosaminyltransferase, translating into MKRIILTGGGTAGHVTPNLALIPKLQKEGWDVRYIGSKTGIERELIEEQKIPYYGISSGKLRRYKDIKNLTDPFKVLAGGAEALALIGKLKPDIIFSKGGYVTVPVVAAGWLRRVPVIIHESDITPGLANKLAFPFAKKICVNFPETLNYIPKEKGILTGTPIREELFQGKAEKGLKLCGFNDTKPILMMMGGSLGSVAINTVLRKALPALLPAFNIIHICGKNNKDESLENTRGYKQFEYVKEELPHLFAAADIFISRAGANSIAEILSMKKPNILIPLSARASRGDQILNARSFKKQGFSQVLEEENLTEETLIQMIKDTYRNRHQYIESMGKSKSANGIDIVMDLIRTQAKR
- a CDS encoding LacI family DNA-binding transcriptional regulator — its product is MEKPTIADVAKYAGVSITTVSRVINNNYPVKEETRQKVEEAIKALNFKPNYLARSLIGKSTHTIGVIVPSITNLFFPVVVKGIEKICNQKAFSLFLCDTDGKEESERTQMQNLLEKQVDGVLVIDPRYENIENGFYEECAKKIPLVLINGYHRGIRCNFVLNDQEMGALQALEYLIKMGHRDIAFLRAKNSYSYDIKEQIYYETLKKHQIPVKEENILVIESGNGLETVELAIHAVQKRLEQSEIPTAIFACNDWMGVGVMQAAKKMGIAIPKDLSVIGYDNIVISEISEPKLTTVDQNMYSLGKASAKLLLDIIKHPTQGFQKIILDTNLIVRDSCTSPKNK